AGTGAAGCGTGCGCGCTACCTGGCGTTGCTGCCGTACGTGAAGGGGTATCAGGACTGAAGTGACGGCGGCGCAGCGTGGCCGCGGGTGGGCGGGAGTCGCGGGGCTTGCCCTCGCGACGGCCTTTCTCTCCGTGGTGCAGCCGGCGCTGCTGATGTTCGTGCCGCTGGCACTGCTGTTCATCGCGCTGCCGCCGCGCCGCCCGCTGTTCCTCGCGCTCGGCTTGTTCATCTGCTGGCTGGCATTCGGCGGGTCGACCGGGCACGATGTGCTCTGGTACTTCGAGCGCGGCTGGGCATTGCTGCTCGGCGCGTGGTTTGTGTTAATGGTCGTGGTGATGCCGCGCTGGACGTTTCTGCCGCGCGCGCTCAGCGCCGTCGGCGCCACGGCGGCGACGGTCACGATCCTGCTCACTGTGAATCGCGGCGGGTTTGCGATCCTGGAGAGTGCGATCGCGTCTCACCTGCGATCGCGGGCGGCACAGGTGCTCGCGGTCTGGCAGACGTCGAATGCGAGCCAGAGCGTTGGCGTGGACATGCGCGAGATGCTGTTCCAGGTCGCCGATATGCAGGGCCGGCTGTTTCCGGCGCTGCTTGCGCTGGTCTCGCTTGCCGGGCTCGGCGTAGCGTGGTGGGCGTTCGGCAGGGTGGCGCGGGGGATTCCGTACCCGCTGGCGCGGTGGCGCGATTTCCGGTTCCGTGATGAGCTGGTCTGGATCCTGATCGCAGGAGTGGCGTTGCTGCTGCTGCCGATCGACCAGATCGCGACTCGCGTGGGAGAAA
This window of the Longimicrobiales bacterium genome carries:
- a CDS encoding DUF2232 domain-containing protein, translated to MTAAQRGRGWAGVAGLALATAFLSVVQPALLMFVPLALLFIALPPRRPLFLALGLFICWLAFGGSTGHDVLWYFERGWALLLGAWFVLMVVVMPRWTFLPRALSAVGATAATVTILLTVNRGGFAILESAIASHLRSRAAQVLAVWQTSNASQSVGVDMREMLFQVADMQGRLFPALLALVSLAGLGVAWWAFGRVARGIPYPLARWRDFRFRDELVWILIAGVALLLLPIDQIATRVGENLLLFMAVLYALRGAAVLLVIGGASGPVGVVIGALLVLFLTPFVMATTFLVGLSDTWLDIRARREASSTPGS